A region from the Benincasa hispida cultivar B227 chromosome 8, ASM972705v1, whole genome shotgun sequence genome encodes:
- the LOC120083265 gene encoding copper transporter 1-like has product MDAAEAQHHHMHGMAPPPDSSTASPEMMHHKMMMHMTFFWGTNAEILFRRWPGERSGMYALALIFIFVLAFIVEWLTHCRLIKEDSSGAAAGLIRTLMHTVRVGLAYLVMLAVMSFNVGVFLVAIGGHCVGFFLFGSRFFKRSEAVSAYVKL; this is encoded by the exons ATGGACGCCGCCGAAGCTCAACACCACCATATGCACGGTATGGCACCACCGCCGGACTCCTCCACCGCATCGCCGGAGATGATGCACCACAAGATGATGATGCACATGACCTTCTTTTGGGGAACCAACGCCGAGATTCTGTTCCGTCGCTGGCCTGGCGAGCGCTCCGGCATGTACGCCTTGGCTTTAATCTTCATCTTCGTGCTTGCTTTCATCGTCGAGTGGCTTACTCATTGCCGATTGATTAAGGAAGATTCGAGCGGCGCCGCGGCAGGATTAATCCGGACTCTGATGCATACGGTTAGGGTTGGATTAGCGTATTTAGTGATGCTTGCGGTGATGTCGTTCAATGTTGGAGTGTTTTTGGTTGCAATCGGTGGACATTGCGTCGGATTCTTCTTGTTTGGGAGTAGATTTTTCAAGAGATCGGAAGCGGTTTCTG CTTATGTCAAATTATAA